A single window of Gossypium hirsutum isolate 1008001.06 chromosome A10, Gossypium_hirsutum_v2.1, whole genome shotgun sequence DNA harbors:
- the LOC121208238 gene encoding uncharacterized protein yields MAAKSIEEEKPFLSGMGGGSTNLPVNIACFELIKPSFDETNHHCSLDVLPILIEETSFPVREKCSLNTSHGQDVYSISVLPEEGNTSPKCTPQLTFLSLLEVPFPSENQMCLDAKLSCHNCINLKVDSEDAYSSCILDINIEKELPDILTSSDEIVGNSKTEGVLTNLQKVLQRQSSLYVEKSLTERVQEAPMNRWKRYKRAASFDSRKIFFLFSILSCLGTLILIYLTLRVTANY; encoded by the exons ATGGCCGCTAAATCGATCGAGGAG GAGAAACCATTCTTATCGGGGATGGGGGGTGGAAGCACCAATTTACCAGTCAACATTGCATGTTTTGAGTTGATTAAGCCAAGCTTTGATGAGACCAACCATCATTGTTCTCTCG ATGTCTTGCCTATTCTAATAGAGGAGACTTCATTTCCAGTAAGAGAAAAATGCAGCTTAAACACTTCACAT GGCCAGGATGTCTATAGCATTTCTGTGTTGCCGGAGGAAGGAAACACGAGTCCAAAATGTACACCACAGTTAACTTTTTTGAGCCTCTTGGAAGTTCCTTTTCCATCTGAAAACCAGATGTGTTTGGATGCGAAATTGAGTTGCCACAACTGCATCAATTTGAAAGTGGATAGTGAAGATGCTTATTCATCGTGCATTCTGGATATAAACATTGAGAAAGAGCTTCCTGACATACTTACATCCAGTGATGAGATTGTTGGAAATTCTAAAACTGAAGGTGTACTGACA AATTTGCAGAAGGTTTTGCAGAGACAGTCAAGCTTATATGTAG AAAAATCATTGACTGAGAGGGTTCAAGAAGCACCAATGAATAGATGGAAAAGATATAAACGAGCTGCATCATTTGATTCAAGGAAAATATTCTTCCTTTTCTCAATCCT GTCATGTTTGGGGACATTGATATTGATTTATCTGACGCTGAGAGTTACGGCAAACTATTGA
- the LOC107914395 gene encoding uncharacterized protein encodes MEELRKLEQLHTTLTFMQSHNFVRSSTLDSNRFIANLVLLLLQPCGELNLDMKFRLLSEYLPKISVSFLEEASQWVRFETDERDYQEVNDPSGKKDCLPLQINHEEVAMVGLEAMERANSTLEDFCRSYFMFHGVDIDSPLMIFKYFPVLAFTESYIYQLDGLNEKILSIPTEGDTSLAKEFEKMNYQCWAGTFANMLEKDPFRPLLNVLELRGLLTDRIREEFRSGEEYWALERKLCCALTHKMEISIKNVMRAIHLKSFDYRVLNLLLYQLRGQEVNDLHMEFLSVSEFLVEISDDLFDYEDDVLENNFNILRMFVKIYGPSTAPAMLAKNITDAEERYDNLLKTLDPQLSSKYQRRCEEATKEDSHSFMSLAEKELSEFQSQTPAQPQPNPHPVAKKRTRQDNHSPFRGVRKRRWGRYVSEIRFPGQKTRIWLGSFGSPEMAARAYDSAAFFLKGDSAILNFPELVGSLPRPGSCSRRDIQSAAAKAALEEPVGRVKDEEGPESIGWWDDVGMAAFEEVKASPLRFDSMEGELLSFMEDDHHFFTPCFEL; translated from the exons ATGGAGGAACTGAGGAAGCTTGAACAACTCCACACAACTCTTACATTTATGCAATCTCATAACTTCGTTCGCTCTTCAACTCTCGATTCAAATCGCTTCATCGCCAATCTCGTCCTTCTCTTA TTACAACCATGCGGCGAACTCAATCTTGACATGAAATTCCGTTTACTTTCTGAATATTTACCAAAA ATTTCAGTCAGCTTTCTGGAAGAAGCATCACAATGGGTTCGTTTTGAAACTGATGAAAGAG ATTATCAAGAGGTTAATGATCCGTCCGGTAAGAAGGATTGCCTCCCATTGCAGATAAACCACGAGGAGGTAGCAATGGTGGGACTGGAAGCAATGGAACGAGCAAATTCTACACTTGAGGATTTT TGCAGATCTTATTTTATGTTTCATGGAGTGGACATAGACAGCCCActtatgatatttaaatatttccCTGTTCTTGCATTCACTGAAAGTTATATTTATCAG TTAGATGGTTTGAATGAGAAGATACTCTCTATACCAACAGAAGGAGACACTTCTCTAGCAAAAGAATTTGAGAAG ATGAACTATCAGTGTTGGGCTGGAACATTTGCAAACATGTTAGAAAAGGATCCATTCAGACCACTTTTAAATGTACTTGAACTCCGGGGACTCCTTACTGACAG GATCAGAGAAGAATTTAGGTCTGGAGAGGAGTACTGGGCATTGGAAAGAAAGCTATGTTGTGCACTAACACACAAAATGGAG ATATCTATCAAAAATGTTATGAGGGCAATTCATCTAAAGTCGTTTGACTATCGGGTGCTGAATCTTCTTCTGTATCAGTTAAGAGGTCAAGAG GTTAATGACTTGCACATGGAATTCCTGTCAGTCTCTGAATTCCTCGTAGAAATATCAGATGATCT GTTTGACTATGAG GATGACGTATtagaaaataatttcaatattttgcGCATGTTTGTCAAAATATATGGACCTTCAACTGCCCCAGCTATGTTG GCAAAAAACATAACAGATGCTGAAGAGAGGTATGACAATTTATTGAAAACTTTGGATCCTCAGTTGTCCTCGAAATACCAGAGAAGATGCGAAGAAGCCACTAAAGAAG ATTCCCATTCTTTCATGTCCCTCGCTGAGAAAGAGCTTTCCGAGTTTCAGTCACAAACGCCTGCCCAACCCCAGCCCAACCCACACCCTGTCGCCAAGAAACGCACCCGCCAAGACAACCACTCCCCGTTTCGCGGGGTACGTAAGAGGAGGTGGGGGCGTTACGTCTCCGAGATACGGTTTCCGGGTCAAAAGACACGGATATGGCTGGGGTCGTTTGGGTCACCGGAGATGGCAGCTCGGGCATATGACTCGGCAGCTTTCTTCTTGAAAGGCGACTCTGCTATCCTCAACTTCCCGGAGTTAGTGGGGTCACTTCCCCGGCCAGGGTCTTGCTCGAGGAGGGATATACAATCCGCGGCGGCCAAAGCGGCTTTGGAGGAACCGGTGGGCAGGGTAAAAGATGAGGAGGGTCCGGAAAGCATCGGGTGGTGGGATGATGTGGGGATGGCGGCGTTTGAGGAAGTGAAAGCAAGTCCGTTGAGGTTTGATTCAATGGAGGGAGAGCTGTTGTCTTTCATGGAGGATGATCATCATTTCTTCACTCCCTGCTTTGagttgtaa
- the LOC107914391 gene encoding 18.5 kDa class IV heat shock protein, with product MSIMPLVEISFLFISSLRLERIKLDFALSSVYCVSKIKSFQHTPSLQTHQKETMSIVPINGQQGTPTDPFSLELWDPFNNLDVLNPFSHSFPFPFPSFLSTHFPGFSSEIFPSLGTQLNCVETPRAHVYKAYLPGVTRDEVLVFIDDDRMLQISTENGNFMSRFKLPDNARTDEIEGFMENGMLIVTIGKQTQAPERPNVRVVEITE from the coding sequence ATGTCAATTATGCCCCTGGTGGAGATTTCCTTTTTGTTCATTTCCTCATTGAGGTTGGAGCGCATTAAACTAGACTTTGCTCTTTCTTCTGTTTACTGTGTTTCCAAAATCAAGAGCTTTCAACACACTCCTTCACTCCAAACCCACCAGAAAGAAACCATGTCAATTGTCCCGATCAATGGCCAACAAGGCACACCCACTGATCCTTTCTCTCTTGAATTATGGGATCCATTCAACAACTTGGATGTTTTGAACCCATTCTCCCAttctttccctttccctttcccttcATTTCTTTCCACCCATTTCCCTGGTTTCTCCTCTGAAATTTTCCCCTCCTTGGGAACCCAACTCAACTGTGTAGAAACCCCAAGGGCCCATGTCTACAAAGCCTACCTTCCAGGGGTCACCAGAGATGAAGTTCTGGTTTTCATCGATGATGACAGGATGCTTCAGATAAGCACTGAAAATGGTAACTTCATGAGCAGGTTCAAGTTGCCCGACAATGCAAGGACTGATGAGATTGAAGGTTTTATGGAGAATGGGATGCTCATCGTCACTATTGGGAAGCAAACTCAAGCTCCGGAGAGGCCAAATGTTAGGGTCGTTGAAATCACAGAgtaa